One part of the Rutidosis leptorrhynchoides isolate AG116_Rl617_1_P2 chromosome 1, CSIRO_AGI_Rlap_v1, whole genome shotgun sequence genome encodes these proteins:
- the LOC139856297 gene encoding uncharacterized protein, which translates to MARATTTIAHINNDNINLSNNYENVADMIFEFLEETELSSGGSCNSGESYDSGDLEEDENPSDPEENILFWESQEQLLKDTLFRTSSFESKIRQDTKEIVKEIKSMTVGGCDCNKTTVDGCRLCFQKEISNRLRKAGYNAGICKAKWANLKQIPAGEHTYIEVVDTSNSKKGVVRVIIEVNFRAEFEMVKASQEYNSLISRLPEIYVGKTERLESLIKILCLASKKCMKDQKMHIAPWRKLKYMQAKWHGVRESGPVLSPDMLSVVERSNRLSRPMVSLLTFDLVENIKMSSGLHSMAIKVL; encoded by the exons ATGGCTCGAGCAACCACAACAATAGCTCATATAAATAATGATAACATAAATTTATCTAACAATTACGAAAATGTAGCCGATATGATCTTCGAGTTCCTTGAAGAAACCGAACTTTCATCGGGTGGTTCGTGCAATTCGGGTGAGAGCTACGATAGTGGCGATTTAGAAGAAGATGAAAATCCAAGTGATCCTGAGGAGAACATATTGTTTTGGGAGTCACAAGAACAACTTCTCAAG GACACTCTGTTTAGGACCAGTTCATTCGAGTCGAAAATTAGGCAGGACACTAAAGAGATAGTAAAGGAGATAAAATCCATGACGGTTGGTGGTTGTGATTGTAATAAGACAACGGTTGATGGTTGCCGATTGTGTTTCCAAAAAGAGATCTCTAATCGACTGCGAAAGGCAGGCTATAACGCTGGCATTTGTAAGGCTAAATGGGCTAATCTAAAACAAATTCCAGCAG GTGAACACACCTATATAGAAGTAGTGGACACTTCAAATTCTAAAAAAGGAGTTGTAAGAGTGATTATTGAGGTAAATTTTCGAGCTGAATTCGAGATGGTTAAGGCTAGTCAAGAATACAATAGTCTCATAAGCCGGCTACCGGAAATATATGTTGGAAAGACTGAAAGACTTGAATCATTGATCAAGATTTTATGCTTAGCATCAAAAAAGTGTATGAAAGACCAAAAAATGCATATTGCTCCATGGCGAAAGCTCAAATATATGCAAGCGAAATGGCATGGTGTACGCGAGTCTGGACCTGTTTTGTCTCCTGATATGTTGTCGGTCGTTGAGCGTTCGAATCGTTTGTCAAGGCCTATGGTTTCGTTGCTTACCTTTGATTTGGTTGAGAACATAAAAATGTCATCCGGATTACATTCTATGGCCATTAAAGTTTTGTAA